CAGGCAAGAAATAGGTTTGGTAATTGTGCGAGCGAAAGTTGATGACAAAACCTGCTACAATGCCCTCTTGCTTGCTGTAATGGTAAAGGGAATCGATTTGAAATTGGCTTATATTGCTGAATGGTAAAGATCTTAGTTTTGTGGTTTTAAGTTCGAAGAGATAAAGGTAAGGTTGTCTGAAAATAATAAAATCGCATGCGTTCTTTACATTCTTAAAGCGTAAAGTATCGTCTTTTATCCTCTGAACGAATATGTTGTCTAAGCTATTAAAGAATTCTTTTTCAAAGATTTTTCCGTATGAGGGTTTATTACTGGTTTTATTGGATTGTTTCATCGTTATTCATGCTAAGCTCCTTTCTACAAGACTTCTTTTGTTATATGCAAAGAGGATAATTTAATTACGACTATGGAGCTTAACAAGGTATTACTTTTATTTGATTGTTAAGGAGGTGGTTGTTATGAGATGGACACCATATGAAATTGACGAAGAATTTGAAAAAAATCTAAATCCATATCAAGATGGGGATGAAACATATAATTTTGACGAAAATCCATACCGAGATGGCGATGAATAATCGAAATGAAAATTCATGAGTAATGGTTCATGCTTCCTTTTAAAAGAAAGACATAATTTAAGCCCTTAATTTGAGGGCTTATTCATCCTCCAAGAAGTAACTTAAACCTAAATATTCAAGTTCAACTTCATCGTAATAAGACAATATAGGCATAAAAGTGAGTGGTATGTCAACACTAAACTGAACAAATTTTTAAAGGAACACAAACTTGTTTATAGCGTTCAAAATCTGATCACTTTGCTGGAAGGTAGTGCGTG
The sequence above is a segment of the Oikeobacillus pervagus genome. Coding sequences within it:
- a CDS encoding Holliday junction resolvase RecU, encoding MKQSNKTSNKPSYGKIFEKEFFNSLDNIFVQRIKDDTLRFKNVKNACDFIIFRQPYLYLFELKTTKLRSLPFSNISQFQIDSLYHYSKQEGIVAGFVINFRSHNYQTYFLPADKAYAYYYQAERKSFPLEWVQEKGIALPATLIRTRYRFDISPIFSHKSSMS